Proteins found in one Candidatus Methylomirabilota bacterium genomic segment:
- the accC gene encoding acetyl-CoA carboxylase biotin carboxylase subunit — protein sequence MFGKILIANRGEIALRILRTCREMGIRTVVAHSKADANSLPVLLADESVCIGPEDSAQSYLNIPSLISAAEVTDAEAIHPGYGFLAENATFAEICRACSIRFIGPSPDAIRLLGDKVRARDLARKAEVPLLPGSEGALRDETEARAWADEIGYPIVLKAAMGGGGRGMRVVRGPESLTAAVQTCQTEAAAAFGSSEIYIERYVESARHVEVQVLADGSGDLIHLGERECSIQRRHQKLLEETPSPAVTAALRRELTAAALRLCRAAGYESAGTVEFILDGKGRFYFLEVNTRIQVEHPVTEMVTGIDLVREQIRIAAGEPLGLTQDAVPSEGHAIECRITAEDPVTFVPNPGRITTYLPPGGFGVRVDSHCFGGYTVPPHYDSLVAKVITHGADRPAAIARMRRALAEFLLEGIKTTIPFHTRLLTDPRFVEGAYSTAFIETQL from the coding sequence GTGTTCGGCAAGATCCTGATCGCCAACCGGGGCGAGATCGCGCTCCGCATCCTCCGGACCTGCCGGGAGATGGGGATCCGCACGGTGGTCGCCCACTCGAAGGCCGATGCCAACTCCCTGCCCGTCCTCCTCGCCGACGAGAGCGTGTGCATCGGGCCCGAGGACAGCGCCCAGAGTTACCTGAACATCCCGAGCCTCATCTCGGCCGCCGAGGTGACCGACGCCGAGGCGATCCACCCCGGCTACGGCTTCCTGGCCGAGAATGCCACGTTCGCCGAGATCTGCCGGGCCTGCTCGATCCGCTTCATCGGACCGAGCCCGGACGCGATCCGGCTGCTCGGGGACAAGGTCCGCGCCCGCGACCTGGCGCGGAAGGCCGAGGTGCCGCTGCTCCCGGGCAGCGAGGGAGCCCTCCGCGACGAGACCGAGGCTCGCGCGTGGGCGGACGAGATCGGGTACCCGATCGTGCTCAAGGCGGCCATGGGCGGCGGCGGGCGCGGGATGCGGGTCGTCCGCGGTCCGGAGAGCCTGACGGCCGCGGTCCAGACGTGTCAGACGGAGGCGGCCGCCGCCTTCGGATCGTCCGAGATCTACATCGAGCGGTACGTCGAGAGCGCCCGGCACGTCGAGGTGCAGGTCCTGGCCGACGGCAGCGGGGACCTGATCCACCTCGGGGAGCGCGAATGCTCCATCCAGCGGCGCCACCAGAAGCTCCTCGAGGAGACCCCGTCGCCGGCGGTGACCGCGGCCCTTCGCCGGGAGCTGACCGCCGCCGCCCTGCGACTCTGCCGGGCCGCCGGCTACGAGAGCGCGGGGACCGTGGAGTTCATCCTCGACGGGAAGGGCCGCTTCTACTTCCTCGAGGTGAACACGCGGATCCAGGTGGAGCATCCGGTCACCGAGATGGTGACCGGCATCGATCTCGTCCGCGAGCAGATCCGGATCGCGGCCGGCGAGCCGCTGGGCCTGACGCAGGACGCCGTGCCTTCCGAGGGCCACGCGATCGAGTGCCGCATCACCGCGGAAGACCCGGTGACCTTCGTCCCCAATCCCGGCCGCATCACCACCTACCTGCCGCCCGGGGGCTTCGGGGTGCGGGTGGACAGCCACTGCTTCGGCGGCTACACGGTGCCGCCCCACTACGACTCGCTGGTGGCCAAGGTCATCACCCACGGGGCGGATCGCCCGGCGGCGATCGCCCGAATGCGGCGCGCGCTGGCCGAGTTCCTCCTCGAAGGGATCAAGACCACGATCCCGTTCCACACGCGCCTGCTCACCGATCCCCGGTTCGTCGAAGGGGCGTACTCGACGGCGTTCATCGAGACCCAGCTCTGA
- the thiE gene encoding thiamine phosphate synthase, with protein sequence MAAPPTSRPPLDLYVILDPAASGDADLATLADQVLAAGGRWIQLRAKEATTRELAGLARRVGERVRAAGGVFLVNDRLDVALAIGADGVHLGQDDLAVQDARRLAPGLVVGASTHSLDQARRAQAEGADYVALGSIFPTGSKPSFQLVGLEMLRLCRPHVTVPLVAIGGITPERVPAVLAAGADGVAVISAIGMAPDPGGATRAFLAAFRQARPARHLDSSWRGAP encoded by the coding sequence ATGGCTGCGCCCCCGACGTCCCGGCCGCCCCTCGACCTCTACGTGATCCTGGATCCGGCGGCCTCGGGAGACGCCGACCTCGCCACCCTCGCCGACCAGGTCCTGGCGGCCGGCGGGCGCTGGATCCAGCTCCGGGCCAAAGAGGCGACGACGCGCGAGCTCGCCGGGCTGGCCCGGCGCGTCGGCGAGCGGGTGCGGGCGGCCGGCGGCGTGTTCCTCGTGAACGATCGGTTGGACGTCGCGCTGGCCATCGGAGCGGACGGCGTCCATCTGGGCCAGGACGACCTGGCGGTGCAGGACGCCCGGCGTCTGGCTCCGGGCCTGGTCGTGGGCGCCTCCACGCACAGCCTGGATCAAGCCCGCCGCGCTCAAGCCGAGGGCGCCGACTACGTCGCCCTGGGCTCGATCTTCCCGACCGGATCCAAGCCGAGCTTCCAGCTGGTCGGGCTCGAGATGCTCCGGCTCTGCCGTCCCCACGTCACGGTGCCGCTGGTCGCCATCGGGGGCATCACCCCGGAGCGCGTGCCGGCGGTGCTCGCCGCCGGCGCCGACGGGGTGGCGGTCATCTCCGCGATCGGCATGGCGCCCGACCCGGGCGGGGCCACCCGGGCGTTTCTGGCGGCCTTCCGCCAGGCCCGACCGGCTCGTCACCTTGACAGCTCTTGGCGCGGCGCCCCATAA
- a CDS encoding branched-chain amino acid ABC transporter substrate-binding protein, which translates to MRFRLTRLVILLAVLALAVPLTAEAQGKGTIKIATQSPLSGELAALGEGIKLGTQLAVEKFKAAVEKAGFKVELVPFDDQAKPDVGVANAKNIINDKDILAVIGHLNSGVAIPSSEVYKEVNLVMISPANTNPLITDRGLPNVNRVCGRDDVQGEVGARFAKDELKVKSVYIVHNKNQYGQGIAEYFQDTSKKLGVQVLGFEGTEERANFDPILTPIKAKNPDVIYFGGEYPQAAPMFRQAREKGIKAKFMGPDGLDSSELVKLGGDAVAGMHFTTVAGGVKEYPKAKEFADEYKKKFGKDPEPFAAQAYDATAVALKGLEAAIKEAGGKVPTREAVSKATRKVKYSGITGSIEFDDKGDPKKATYLIYQVGKDWKDNKLVKRLEIAAPAAKKQ; encoded by the coding sequence ATGCGCTTCCGCCTGACCCGCCTCGTGATTCTCCTCGCGGTGCTCGCGCTCGCGGTTCCGCTGACCGCGGAGGCTCAGGGCAAGGGGACGATCAAGATCGCCACCCAGAGCCCGCTGTCCGGCGAGCTGGCGGCGCTGGGTGAGGGCATCAAGCTCGGCACCCAGCTGGCCGTCGAGAAGTTCAAGGCCGCCGTCGAGAAGGCCGGCTTCAAGGTCGAGCTGGTGCCCTTCGACGATCAGGCCAAGCCCGACGTGGGTGTCGCCAACGCGAAGAACATCATCAACGACAAGGACATCCTGGCGGTCATCGGCCACCTCAACTCGGGAGTCGCCATCCCGTCGTCGGAGGTCTACAAGGAAGTCAACCTCGTGATGATCTCGCCCGCCAACACGAACCCGCTCATCACCGACCGCGGCCTGCCCAACGTGAACCGGGTCTGCGGCCGCGACGACGTGCAGGGAGAGGTGGGGGCGCGGTTCGCCAAGGACGAGCTGAAGGTCAAGAGCGTGTACATCGTCCACAACAAGAACCAGTACGGGCAGGGGATCGCCGAGTATTTCCAGGACACCTCGAAGAAGCTCGGTGTCCAGGTCCTCGGCTTCGAGGGCACGGAAGAGCGCGCCAACTTCGACCCGATCCTGACCCCGATCAAGGCCAAGAACCCGGACGTGATCTATTTCGGAGGGGAGTACCCGCAGGCCGCGCCGATGTTCCGCCAGGCCCGGGAAAAGGGCATCAAGGCCAAGTTCATGGGGCCGGACGGGCTGGACTCGTCGGAGCTTGTGAAGCTCGGCGGTGACGCGGTGGCGGGGATGCACTTCACCACGGTCGCGGGAGGCGTGAAGGAATACCCCAAGGCCAAGGAGTTCGCCGACGAGTACAAGAAGAAGTTCGGGAAGGACCCGGAGCCGTTCGCGGCCCAGGCCTATGACGCCACCGCCGTCGCCCTGAAGGGCCTGGAGGCCGCCATCAAGGAGGCCGGAGGGAAGGTGCCGACCCGCGAGGCCGTGTCGAAGGCCACGCGGAAGGTCAAGTACAGCGGCATCACCGGCAGCATCGAGTTCGACGACAAGGGAGATCCGAAGAAGGCCACCTACCTGATCTACCAGGTCGGCAAGGACTGGAAGGACAACAAGCTGGTCAAGCGCCTGGAGATCGCCGCCCCCGCGGCCAAGAAGCAGTAG